In the Augochlora pura isolate Apur16 chromosome 7, APUR_v2.2.1, whole genome shotgun sequence genome, aatttcgaaatataattatcgtcTTTATtgaatctactaaatattattaggtGGGAGTCCACACTATCGTGGCCAAAGCCGCCATTAGTACCTGGGGGTCCAACTCGACTCCAGGCGGGCCTTCTGGCACCACATTTGGCAGGCGGCTGACAGGGCGGCGAGTGCTGCGTCGTCTCTTGCACGCCTCATGGCTAATGTAGGGGGGCCAAAGGCTTCGAAGCGGAGGCTGCTCATGACCGCCGTACAAGCTACCATGCTTTACGCTGCGGAGGTCTGGGTACCAGCCTTCCGCTTCGACAAGTACCGCCGCAGAATGGCGGCGGTGTAGTGAAGGTGCGCGCTCCGTGTAGCGAGTGGCTACCGGACTGTTGCGGAGCCGGCTGTTCTGGTGATCGCCGGAATGCTGCCCATAGATCTGCTTGCTTTAGAACGCAAGTAGGTCTATGAGGCGAGGCAGGCCGGCAAAGATGGAGCGGAAGCGAGGAGGGTGGCTCGTCGAGATGCCCTCCACCCCTGGCAACAAAGGTGGCAGGAAGAGACTCGGGGGCGCTGGTCGCGGGCCGACCAGCCGATTCGAAACGGGCCAAATCCTGCTGTGAGGTCAGAAAAGGGCACCGCGTCTCAAGTGACGAGCAATGGCGACTCGTCTCCCGAAGTAATGTGATAAACGGTTCCGGGAGGGGGCTCAAAGTCGCGAGTTTGGGGAGCGGTTTTTTAGTGGGTAAGAATTCCACATAACCTGGGGAACATACGGCCCACCCCGCGTATCTTGCTGAAGATTTTTCCGCttccctgcccccccccccccccagaaaaaaactaaatattattactttttaattatgtattctAGGTATGGAGATATGTacgaacaaaatgaattacattcattttatttcactttgtctcaaatattaaatcaaattgagTGCTAACCGTTTGTTATTCTGTTATGGAAAAACTTTTGCCCCGCAATTAGTTTATACAGTGGGAGTTCTACTGTATGTCGCTGGGTGGAACATTCGATCTCTTCCTTTAGCGTAATTATGCACGCTTCTCAATGCTTATTGGCTTACGTTTCGAACTTATGTATctgttttcaaaaaatgttacGGAAAATTGCGTAAGATCTGATTAGACCTATTGTATCATCGCTGTGAATGCTAGCACAAAaagatgtaaaattttttaaattatataatgaatgaaatgtattaaaaattcttctttgtATACGAACTTTCAAGAACAGGAAGTCTAGGGAAGCAACAAGACATTCATAACATATGAGGCAAGGGTAGGAAACTGCTTGGACGATAGTGCATGTTGTATACAAGttgatatttagaaatttagaaaatgtaaggtgttaaaaattgaatgtatGTTAGTGTGGCGCGCttagaaaattggaaatttggaGGAGCGAGGAGCGGGAAAAGAAAGGGGAAACTGTTTCGTCCCGGGCCCGCTAGGGGACTCGTCAGTAAGGCGTTCTAGCGGGCCCTGCCTTAGACAGGGATAAGGGTAAGGACGGTTTCGTTGTATACTGTTATgtactgtatacatatacagtatatCCAAATCGGGACGGTTTTAGGTAGTTATAGAAAAGGAATCCATCTGCTGGCGAATGGCGGAGGTAGTCGCCACAGTTAGCTTATCTAACAgatgttaaaatatacaaaaaataggaaaatagatttttacagttatttttgattttgtttattatcaaAGTACTTTaggtatttttttatttgtacatttattttataatttaaaggaacatttttagaatagaatatttaatataaaaatcaaattactttATTGTATCTCATTTAATTACgtgacaaattatttcttttatataatatcttatccatgtataattttgaacttttaaaaagtaataaactataaaagagTCATATATTGATTATCCATTAGACTATATAATATCAACACAGgtcgtaatttttctttcctcgttTCCCGTAATTCCTCGCATATCTCctttatatactttttgtGTCTTGTATGTCTGAAAAGAAAGatcaaaaatttaatgtacATAGATGTATTGAAGATTACTTATAATCTTTGACGAAGAAATAGTACAATGTAtagatttatgaaatttcaataaataataaacgaaaatataattcatgaAACGTAATACTTTTGAAAACTAGATTtgataaagatataaatattataagaattcagtataaaaagatatatggTACCATGTcctgtaaaaaaagaaaatttactgatatttaccaataatgtaattctaatatctattaaagtttttttaatttctgtgaAAGTTTAGAATTTTAGCCAAATCAGATATGACTGATTTTCAAAAGTTTTGTCTAAACTTTCTTTATGCAATATATGATTTCATCATactgaattcttttaatatttttatttttgctagtGAAAAGGTTTACTTTTACTTCAAAactagtttttaaatttatttcatttaatgaactattattatactttcttttgttgtttagtaaaatttatatattgtgcTATGTTTATGAGTAATACTGTAGTGGAATATTATGTACTTACTTATCGATAATGACTTGTATACTTTTCAAAAAATCCTGATCTTCCTCATCGATTTCTAAAAAACTTATAATTGTTCTAATCACACTCATTTCTAAGTACattgcaaaaatttcaattggcACTTTATGTGCGATTCTTTGAAAGTACGTGGACATCTGTGCAAATATcgaattcttcaaatttcttCGAGAACTACCAGAAAGTTTGTCCTTTtcagacaaaataaaattgatattgatattacttggattattattacttaagtAGTTCTCGCTTGTCGATGCTTTACTTTcagttctatttaaaataggTATCGATGTATCCAGTCTTTGAAAAAATTCCCCAACTTCTTTATtggctatttttttttcttgatatCTATCTCTTTCCCAACTATGGACTCTCACTCCTCCTCTTTCATtgacttttaaaataacaacTTGATTAATCGAATGTTCTCTGCAATATTCGAGAATTTCTTCAATGGATGACAAATCCAAAATTGTAACTTTTAATCCAAAACTCCAAAACTCTTTCAAAAGATCTATcatctctttctttcgatGAGGATTGCCCAGACAAGAAATTGCAACATCGATGCCATATTTACTGTCAGATGATTCTGACGATTCCAAAACCGCTGATACAAGTTTATCCAACGAGATGCTGATCCCAGCACCGTATTGTTTAGTTTCTTTGCAGGCCATTCTGAGTTTTTGGAAAGACGACAACATTTTGTCGTAACGTCCACCTGCTGCTATTGCTTCTCCACATTTTTTTCTACGGCGTTTAACTTCGCACgttatttgataaattgtaCCACTGTgttgatttatattatgtactaGGAGAGGAACAACTACTACTGtccactgaaaaatataatgttcgttacaattattaatcataatagaaaattacacaacgaaaaaaaaaatagaatacttATTCTTTTAAACTAATTTGACAATGAAACAAAggatcaaatattattattaaatagattaaatattagtatcaATATGCAAAAATCTTCTTACTAGACCATAAGGAAAATCTTTCCAGGAGAGTTACATTTAGTAGAGAATAGTACTTCACACTAAAAGAGCTCTATTACAATATGTAATGTTATGTACGttgcacattttttaaatttctgcgCTTTTGGGACATTTCAACGTATGGAATATTCAGAGAACTTATTTAGGATATAATGAATTACTTTACCTaattcacgatttttattttaggaatGGCAAAAAAGTAgctttatttttgataaacttcaattaaattatttttaaatgattgtCTAGCCATACGTATAAAGTCAtttaagttaaataataatgataatttcacaataaatatttgaaattaaacttgaaaaaaatattgtcaaaattCTTCTATACTGTAGCAAATGAAAACAACCTCTTCGCAACTGGAAATCAGGTGCCGTTATATGTTTAAGTAAAACTTTCACTACAAAGTATTAGAAAAGTTGTTTCAATAGAagtgtattaaaatagaaCATAAAAAGTATactaaagatattttatttggatttttaatttgtcttacttttctaaatttgttatttgaaacTTACCTTAATGCCTAacgattcaatattttccattacagtctcaatttcttttaagCCCTCCTTAGCTAATGCTGCAGcatctccttttctctttgttATAGTTTTCAACACACTGTGAATCTTAGCAATAGAACTCTCAGTCtcaagtaaattaaataaggtTTCCATAGCTTGATCAGTTAGACAAAGACTTATTAGATGTGTTTGGATTTGAAACCTTGAAAACTTTCCATCGCGTGCGTCccgtaaaattgaataaatatcttgaTATTTTTCTGGATCGATTCCACAGTATATTAACACAGCTTTCAATAATGAAGTATGATTCAGGCGGATGGTGAAATTTCGTTCTTGTAATTGAGGTAGTTCATTGATGACTTCCCAGACAATGTGTATCAATTCAGCTTccattaagaaattattggcaGTTGGACTTATTATATCAAATGCACATTCATAAAGTTCTCGAGGATGAAAGCCCAGAACCTATGAAATATAAACGTTTATCAATTAGTATGCAGTTTTCAGGGGGATTGTGAGGGCTGTTGcctcattatttaaaattgtaagcCTATGTGTACTGCCTATGAATTGTCAGTTTTAATAGGAAGTAGTTGCCAGAGGAAGTAGTTGTTTACAACGAAATCGGGAATTTGTAAATACCTTTTTTTCTCTAAAAACTTTTTCGATAGCGTATCTTCTGATATGTAGGATATTATTCCACACCACGTATCTTGCGAAAGGCGCACGTAAATCGTGAGGTATGCAAACAATGTTTCCACTACGAGTCATTAATCTGACACCAGAATCTAAAAAACTATAAGACTGGCGCGACTTTGGCATCAAAAGCGGTGTGTCTAAATGAACACCACCGTGTctctgaaaaatttcaattactttgCACTTTACTCCTTCTTGATATTTTTTCCAAGACAGAAAGTTTATGTAGCCTCTACTAGGTAAATTCATATCGTATGTAATATCGTCGGCTGGCGTAACTTCTTGCGTAAAGcaacaagaaattaaatatttataagctTTACTCTGATTATTCGATAACGTGCGTCGAATCATTTCTTGTAATTCTGTTTCTTCGAGACGTGGGGGAGGTAGGTATTCCGAAGAGAGAAGTTCTTGTGATGTCGGTCGTTGACTAGGATCATGGTTCAATAACCACCTATAATTacaagttaattttaatagatttaacaACTGATCAGAAAGAGCGGtttatcataataaatgaaagggttaatacaattattcataaaaatcaaacaTGATACAATGTGTATGGAATATACTACCCTgacaatatttcaatgttttgaTCAttgaagataaaattataataataagtaattttagaattattaaaaatggaagattaagtaaataaatattacttcaaAACATATGAATAGAACTAGTCttggtttttataaaaattgaaaataatcaagTATTTCACAGGTTATTAATTTCATGATATTTCAGGTTTATAAGAATACATCTTTAAGGCactaataatgaaaaatatagaatttatatttgttctaACTTATTTGTACTAACAATGGttgtcgataaaaataatggtCCAATATTTTCACATGTAGACTCATTACTTAGAAATAAGAAGCAATATTAATCTACTTTCGAAAGACCGAATTATTGAAAGCTGACAGggttaaaatacatatttataacatgCAATtcgtataatgtatattaaaaaccttataatacaaattaaagtatttgTAATTGGTTACACTACACAGAACTACTACAAGTTCAAAGAATAGCTCAAAAAGTAGCTCCAGAAAAACATAACTTTTTCTACTTCATCAATAGAACGATTTCAATGATACGCTGCTGAAaagtaattagaattaaaaataattatacaaattctaaTTCATGCTAAAAGATAATTCGAAAACATACTAgactgtaatttttattttaatcatgttacctataataatagataaattcaGAGATAATGTTGTCGGAAGAAAAGTATTAGAATAGTCAATgcttaaataaagtttttttcTAATTACCGTAAGATATGTGTTTGTCTTGTCATTTCTGATTGCTGCATTTCTGGaggtaatataatttctttagatCGTAAGTTGAGTAAAATTGCAATTCGTTCCATTCCTGTTTTCAGTGGCTTGTAAcacatttcgaataatattattcccAGACTGTAAATGTCGACTTTTTGATTGTAAATGGCTTTCACTGCTTTCGTTGTTAATTCCGGTGCTACGTATAATGCTGTGCCCACTTGTCCTGTTAAAGAGCCTACGTCTTCTGTACCAAAACTGAATCCTACAAAATCATACAGGAGAACACCATCGCTAAATTaggaaaaaatagaatagtttttatcataaattctttggacattattcgaaataaaattattttttgtttgccAATATGACATTATCTAaagtttaaaagaataaaaataacactacttaatatcaattttatgtttcaataGAACagatcaaaaattgttttgaatgTTTCGTGTCAACtatctatttttctacttCAAACGTAGTAATTactacaaatataatttttgggaaaattattattagtgtcTCAGAAAGAGTACCTTCTTTAAATgttagttaaaaattagacTATactaaattcttcttttttaaaaaattaaaaatcaaagtgtAAAAACCAAGAATTCACAACCCTGTATTCTTCattgaaacataaaaaaagttaacatTCGTTGGAGTAAGATTTTATATTCGGTTTCTTCATAATTTTGCATGAGTAATGAGAATTCAACGAATTTCTGTTAATCATTTGGTATTTACCTTTTTCCATAGTTTGTGATTCTTTATCCATTTCCATGGTCTGTACAAAtgtcgaaaaaatatttgtagtgGCGAGACCAAAATCTCCTATTTTAACGTGGTCGTTGCTgtccaaaaatatattcactGGTTTCAGATCCCTGTGTATCATGCCTTGTTGGTGAATGTGTGCTAAACCCtcaacaatttctcgaaataatcTCCATACTCTTTCTCGGTCCTCGTAAAGGCCTCCATCAATAGCTGTCCGAAGAGTGCTCTTTTCACAGAACTCCATTTGAATGTACATGAACTGTATTTCCCTTGTGGTTTCTTCTGATTTATTTGTATCTCcattttcgttctttttcgtATCCGGTGCAGATTCTTGGAAATTTGAATCCCTTTCAAATTCTATACTATCGGAAGAGTCTATTCGCAACAAATTCCGCACtctggaaaataattcataattattgtctacacattaaacattttttaagtcGAACTATTGTAAGAGACAGCACacgaaatattcaattcttattgttatatttaagaaagaatgatatgaaatttattcaaataataatattatacgaagaatagaaactgaaatattatattctatttcattacagcatttttaacttttattcaataaaGAGTGAAATTTAGGCTTATTATTaaccatatttatttaaacaaactaattggaaaaatatatagattatcCTGGTGcttattttgtttacaatcACATATTTCAAAAGTTATTATTGCGTATATTTAGATATAACTACAAAAAATtagacattttatattttactaattttattaatttatagttttatgaTATAtcttaatcttttttttagatagcaacatttaaaaaaaattaaattgggTTGTACTATAGAACAAGCAAACATGTTATTCATAATAACTACGAGTACTTTGGTtcgtttatcaatttttttaaaagatttatttaagtttaaaatttgttggatGAAGTGATCTAACCATGCtctactttgaatttttacaCATATAATTTATCGCTTCAAAAATGATTGATTTCTTACAAAAACGCACAATCTTCATCACTGTCGGTATCACTAGAAGCATCGCTGTTGTCTTCATCACTATCCGGTGGTAGTGTGGTGTTTGTACGAGATTTGTATGAAACATTCCATTCGACGTCTTGTAATGGCGGTGCCAATTTTTCGATATCGTCTGTGCCCAAATgctaaacaattaatttcaggttataatagtatactatattagcatatttttttcaaaccactttccaattttacaaaacaaactagttttcttcaattattaaacatacAGATTTTGCGATactttatacataataaagtTGCTGCAAACATGAGGTTGTTTCATATTATTGACCACGAGTGTTCAATCTAAATTTTTCCGTTCTATACattctattgaatttatacattaatatacaataataggAATACCAAATCTCGTAATAAGCCTACTTACGTTTAACAAGTCATTGTTCTTCTTTCCTAGCGGCGTTTCGTATACTTTCTCTATTTCATCAGTTATAGTAGCACTCTCTATCCAAGAATTGTAGTAGCGCACCACATTTTCATGATTCATGCGTGACAGTAATTTTACTTCTCTGGTTATCTTTCTGTTCAGTTGCTTGTTTTTGGGATTAAGCTCGATTCTTTTGATAGCATAAATTCCACCATCTAATTTGTTTTTCACTTTAAGTACATCACCAAAAGCACCTTTACCAAGCCATTCAAGCACCTCAAATTCATTTGTAATTCTTGAGTGACCACCCAAAGGTGGTACAAACTGCCTAATATCTGCATCACTTTCATCAGGCTCTTGATTCTCTTGTTCCTCCCTGCGTGGCATCTTTGGTGGTGACAATGCTCGAGCTAGAGGAGCTTTTATGAATGTATGTTGCAGCAGTTGTTCAGCGGACCAACGCTTCCGTTCATCGTTGATGAGGCATTTTTGTAAGAAATCTTGAAGATCAGGCTGCAAAATTCATATAacattagtataataaattgctaAAGGTTAGACAAAACAATGAAAAGAGCTCGCATAAcgaaaacatttctttattcttatACAACATGTTTGctagttaatattttgttaatgaaagtattataaataattcaaagacttgggttttttaaaaagttaattattacttttctatttctattataatttacagcTATTTTGacatcaaaataatatttttcgataatttgtaaataatctTTTGTCCAGTTACTGTTATCCTTTTTCTACACATCATATATTTCAGTGAATATTAATACGGCTAGACCTAGAACAGTAACTAgttttgttaaacaaatttaacgattatcattataattgtCTATCTTATTTAGATTCAGGTGAAAACTGGCAAAACAtgtgtagttttaaatataagattTACTTATCACTTTTCGTATAAATGCGcaataaaacagtataacgcaataaatattatggtAAGTAGTTAAGGGTATAATAAAAGCAAAGTAATGAAAGTAAGGTaatgaaaattctaattatggTAAACGTGTAAATACCTGATTGATCATTGCTGGGTTAATTTCATCTCCAGAAACGATCATTCCATTTAATAAAGAGAACATAAGTGCGCCAAAACGATAAATATCAGCTTTCTTTCCACCTCTTCCTTGGATACTGGGAAAATCTTGTTCAGGTTTGACAACTGCACATGTTTGATAAACATCAGACAAACGTTTGTTGAGTGAATAGTCTGATAATTTAACTATTCCTGTACGATCAATGTAGATGCTTGTGTCACGTAAGTCTTTGTGGACAACATTATTATCATGGAGGTACTTCAAAGCAAATAAAATCCCAGTTGCCAGATAACGAAGAAGGTCGATGTCCACAGGAATGTTCTCCAACAGGAAGAAAGAACAGCTGGTACCTATCTAATAATCAactattaatgtttaaaattcttgtttatatttttcgtggaaatatttgtacaaaaatttataattagtattacaataaatatatacaatcttttttggaaaattaattttaaagtgaCTTTACAATCCCTATAATTATATGCattcataaaattagaataatactACACTGCTTTTGTTATGATTGCTGTTAATACCTTACATAGGATAATTTAGTAAGTTTCCTGTAATATACACATTTAATGACTAtctcaataattattagtttgtTTTCCTGTCCCCCTACAGTATATACCcctatagtatttttatacaacattCAACTCTCTTttgagaattaaaatttacctGTTATAGTTAAgaaaaaaacattgaaaaatagtgCAACCTTTATAACCTTGATAAGTAagcaaaataacaaaaaattaataattgcatgtAGTGTGCACTCCTTGATATTGCAGGATTGTTATAATCAAATACTTTACAAATAATTAGATGaccaatttaattaaattgctctgtatatttattcatctaattattagtttgttactaaaatttctattactaACATTTCTCTGTGGATAGTTCTTGCATATCTGTAAGTTTTACTAACTACATATTTACCACAAATTCTTGAAGAATGTAAACAACTGTTTCATCTCCATTTAATAAGTACTTCATACTTATGTAGTGTACAAGATTCGGATGgtgcaatttattcaaatgattcaTCTCTTGCTCGAGACTTCCTATTTGTTTAGTAATATGTTGTACATTATTTTCGTCGATATTGTGGTTTCCTTTAAATGTCCATTCACTAATTGCAAACAGTTCACCAGTTATCATATCCACACCAGCATATACAACAGATCCTTTGGTACTGTGGCCCATGCATTTTCCTCTGTATACATCCCGTTCATCTGTGAGGAGTACAATACTTCCTAAATGCCAGTTTaagtttatgtaattatttcggTGATCAAAGTTCTGCcagcaattttattactattacagtaacatcatttttttatacttatacaaatcttattttattaattatttaacataacaGATTAATTTCACAATAGACacattaaatgttaataaatgcAACTAGAAAATGAATTGTGCGAtaatacagggtggggcaataactattgccacctcaaatatcttcgaaactataagtttcacagaaatatttgctgaaacaatattgcacagtacgaagggggccatccggtggcgataatagtttttttgcagGTGGAGGTACTTCGGACATTTGAAAGTCAccttcatttctttaaatggatcggtctgtttttgcttccatatcatgatagaggatcttaaaacgagttcaacgacctattaCACAAGGTCATTGAAGGTCATAGAAAGTAGAGAAAGGCGATAATACTTACGGTTTTggtagtaaataaaatatacgtttATAGTAGGTGTTCGAAATGATGACCATCACTATCAATGCAATATTGGATTCTTTTTACGATTGATTGACTTGTAAGTCTTACAGCGTCAGAACTTATTGACGCACAggctgcaataattttttctttttttcaatgaccttgtgtaataggtcgttgaactcgttttaagATTCTCTATCATGATACGAAAGCAAAAACAGAccgatccatttaaaaaaatgaaggtgacTTTCGAATGTCTGAAGTACCTCCACCTgcaaaaaaaactattatcgccaCCGGATGGCCCCTTTCGTACtatgcaattttgtttcagcaaatatttctgtgaaactcatagttttgaagatatttgaggtggcaatagttaTTGCCCTACCCTGTATATCGCATCCACAAATGAAAtgataatgtttatataaattaaaaaaaaaatggtattatTGATAGATATCTTTAATAGttacaaacaaatattatgtatttattcgtttatcaCTAAAATTTGCTGAAGCAATACCAAAAATGATTACCATTTATAAGAATTCaactatttaaaaaggaaatagtTTGTATTGCTTACGTAGATCAAGCGTTTTATGAGCGATACATTTTCTGTTCAATAGGTTGATTTTGTTAATCATGTCACAAGGTTACGTCAATAAGTAACTTATCCGTTCCCTTCCTCattcacaaaatatatatataaacgtaGTAAATActaagaaataatagaataaaggGTTGCTTAAGAAATTTCTATACAAAGTGACAGAGAAGCGTCGATCTCtacatttataaatcattattaataactagtGCGGTTTGTTAGAAAACAAAGAATTTATGGAGAATCTTTATGATTtaagattttgtatttttttatcacGTTGTAATCTATTTGCTTCAACTACGagattatgaataatatagaataagtTGAATTAATGTGCAAAACATAATTGGATAAATATTGGTAGAGGAAAACTGATGTACGTATTACTTGGATGTAATGTAAAAAGTAAACGTTATCAACTATTTACCTTTGTTATGATCGAAGTGCAACGATTTTGTGCCTGTATGTTCGCATAAAAAACCATCAGTACTTTCGGAACTACTGGCGCATCTTCTTCGAGAATAAACGCGTGTTCTCTCTTGCGGAGACGTTGAAATCAATTGCGACAAATTGTCTGAACGATCACTATTCAAGCGAATCGACTCTTTTCGGTTACGAATTTCAGCTTTTAAAACCTCTTGTCTCTTTTGAATTTGATCCTGCAATAcctgcaattttgtttttttttgttaatcataaaattttataaatcagacacagatactataaataaatatacatacagtCAGTAAAAACTGCTACATAAAATAACTCGTCTCTAtaaaaaatctttcaaataaaatttgttctattaatatcattaatagaggattatataatataatgactTTAAATTTAGCCTGTTTAGTGTTTCTAGTTCTTTTCACAGAAATAGTGGAAGATACTCTGTACAAGTTTTACAGTAGAAGGCCAATTGAAGACCATCATATTATAGATTACAGAACCTTAAATTTGCTCTAGCAGTGggtataacaaaatataagaaacGTGTAAGGCAATTGTTGAAGAACTCAAGGTTGCCATtatatatcaaaaaattgaggagaaccaaaaaattaatgtatttatataagtatatatgtattcGTTTCATTAAGTTTGTAGTAGAACCGCCATGTGAGAAACGAGTAATTTTCGGATGAAGTCTAGAACTTGAGCCCGTTAGCTTGAGAATCCTTATAGGAGACGACTTTCCCGAGTTATTTTCTTGGAGATAATTCTCCCATTGGTTTAAAGGAAAGGGAATTTTCCTCTACTTACAGATTCAAAATGTCGTCAACTAAGACAACTGTACCTCCTTTGATACATGGATAGAATGCGGTCAATAGTTAA is a window encoding:
- the Gcn2 gene encoding eukaryotic translation initiation factor 2 alpha kinase Gcn2 isoform X3, which encodes MSGPAEVHAQIDLHVTCSNNYPDEAPRIELQNSKGLSHQQVDTLNTELMNLIIQLQGEVMIFELSQHVQKYLHENQKPSYRSFYEEMVSRRQEKIELEKVEKQLKEDKARQVLQDQIQKRQEVLKAEIRNRKESIRLNSDRSDNLSQLISTSPQERTRVYSRRRCASSSESTDGFLCEHTGTKSLHFDHNKGSIVLLTDERDVYRGKCMGHSTKGSVVYAGVDMITGELFAISEWTFKGNHNIDENNVQHITKQIGSLEQEMNHLNKLHHPNLVHYISMKYLLNGDETVVYILQEFVIGTSCSFFLLENIPVDIDLLRYLATGILFALKYLHDNNVVHKDLRDTSIYIDRTGIVKLSDYSLNKRLSDVYQTCAVVKPEQDFPSIQGRGGKKADIYRFGALMFSLLNGMIVSGDEINPAMINQPDLQDFLQKCLINDERKRWSAEQLLQHTFIKAPLARALSPPKMPRREEQENQEPDESDADIRQFVPPLGGHSRITNEFEVLEWLGKGAFGDVLKVKNKLDGGIYAIKRIELNPKNKQLNRKITREVKLLSRMNHENVVRYYNSWIESATITDEIEKVYETPLGKKNNDLLNHLGTDDIEKLAPPLQDVEWNVSYKSRTNTTLPPDSDEDNSDASSDTDSDEDCAFLVRNLLRIDSSDSIEFERDSNFQESAPDTKKNENGDTNKSEETTREIQFMYIQMEFCEKSTLRTAIDGGLYEDRERVWRLFREIVEGLAHIHQQGMIHRDLKPVNIFLDSNDHVKIGDFGLATTNIFSTFVQTMEMDKESQTMEKGFSFGTEDVGSLTGQVGTALYVAPELTTKAVKAIYNQKVDIYSLGIILFEMCYKPLKTGMERIAILLNLRSKEIILPPEMQQSEMTRQTHILRWLLNHDPSQRPTSQELLSSEYLPPPRLEETELQEMIRRTLSNNQSKAYKYLISCCFTQEVTPADDITYDMNLPSRGYINFLSWKKYQEGVKCKVIEIFQRHGGVHLDTPLLMPKSRQSYSFLDSGVRLMTRSGNIVCIPHDLRAPFARYVVWNNILHIRRYAIEKVFREKKVLGFHPRELYECAFDIISPTANNFLMEAELIHIVWEVINELPQLQERNFTIRLNHTSLLKAVLIYCGIDPEKYQDIYSILRDARDGKFSRFQIQTHLISLCLTDQAMETLFNLLETESSIAKIHSVLKTITKRKGDAAALAKEGLKEIETVMENIESLGIKWTVVVVPLLVHNINQHSGTIYQITCEVKRRRKKCGEAIAAGGRYDKMLSSFQKLRMACKETKQYGAGISISLDKLVSAVLESSESSDSKYGIDVAISCLGNPHRKKEMIDLLKEFWSFGLKVTILDLSSIEEILEYCREHSINQVVILKVNERGGVRVHSWERDRYQEKKIANKEVGEFFQRLDTSIPILNRTESKASTSENYLSNNNPSNININFILSEKDKLSGSSRRNLKNSIFAQMSTYFQRIAHKVPIEIFAMYLEMSVIRTIISFLEIDEEDQDFLKSIQVIIDKHTRHKKYIKEICEELRETRKEKLRPVLILYSLMDNQYMTLL